GGGGGCTGTCAATGACGACCGCTACTACATTGGAAAGGGAAGATACATGCCTCTATTGCGGAGGAGATGGATATTACCAACTCCTTCTGGGGGGGTCGGAAACGTGCGAATCCTGCGGTGGAACCGGCAAACAAAACGCAGGATGAGTGAGATGATGAAAAGCGGGAGCCGCTCTCTCTTATGAGTGGCTCCCGCTTTTGAGTTCGACCCATTATCATGTGTTGAGGGCATCCGTCACATTGTTGGTACACAACTGAACATCGGTGTGTCGCGCAAGGTGTAGCGGCGGCTGGCTACTGTCCTCCCTGAGTTCCTGTACGAGGTTGAGGAAATTCTTGAATTCGTCCGTTTCAAAGCTTGAGGCGAGTGCAAATCCATGCGGCGATCTGTCAACCGCATTTCGCGTTTGTAACGGTACGGAATTGACCGGTGTCCGTTTTTTCTGTACACTGATTGAGAGCAAAATAATAAGGAAAAATGATTCGACGAGCGGAGGCGATGACGGTGAGTCTGCCCCAGTTGATTGTGTCCGTTCCGCTGTTTTTCGTGCTTTTTTTCGGAATCGGATTCATTTTAAACATGATTTTGAAAACGACCTGGTTTCCGGTGATCGCATATACGGGTTTGCTGATCTTCTTTATTGTCAGCAAAGGTGGACTGATGATCGTAGACATGATCATCATGTTTAGCGGGCTGGTCGGTGCGTTTGTCAGCGGGTGGGCAATCAAGACGCTGCGTGTCAAAGGATACCGCATGTTTTAACCCTCTTCCGACGAATCGGAGGAGGTTTTTTTATGGCCGAACGGCGATGGGAGCCAGCGGACGTTCGGGGTCCGGAGGGCCGAAACGATCAGGATACAGTATATGTGCCA
The window above is part of the Polycladomyces subterraneus genome. Proteins encoded here:
- a CDS encoding YuiA family protein; translation: MTTATTLEREDTCLYCGGDGYYQLLLGGSETCESCGGTGKQNAG
- a CDS encoding YuiB family protein, translated to MTVSLPQLIVSVPLFFVLFFGIGFILNMILKTTWFPVIAYTGLLIFFIVSKGGLMIVDMIIMFSGLVGAFVSGWAIKTLRVKGYRMF